From Bacillota bacterium, one genomic window encodes:
- a CDS encoding methyl-accepting chemotaxis protein, producing the protein GQAMQHIKQSVTHVADSIKEVTDGLKQLTNQSIENIASVSEESAAGIEETFSITEQSAHSMDQVLQNAEELEQLAKELNAKMDQFTI; encoded by the coding sequence GGACAGGCTATGCAGCATATCAAACAATCCGTCACCCATGTTGCAGACAGCATTAAGGAAGTAACGGATGGCCTGAAGCAGTTAACAAACCAATCGATTGAAAATATCGCTTCTGTATCCGAAGAGTCTGCCGCCGGCATTGAAGAAACATTTTCAATTACCGAGCAATCCGCCCATTCGATGGATCAAGTGCTTCAAAATGCTGAGGAGTTGGAGCAGCTGGCTAAGGAGCTTAATGCAAAGATGGATCAGTTTACAATTTAA